A portion of the Macaca mulatta isolate MMU2019108-1 chromosome 4, T2T-MMU8v2.0, whole genome shotgun sequence genome contains these proteins:
- the LOC698417 gene encoding large ribosomal subunit protein eL8, with protein sequence MLESLAATQLLKLAHKYRPETKQEKKQRLLARAEKKAAGKGDVPTKRPPVLRAGVNTIITLVENKKAQLVVIAHDVDPIELVVFLPALCRKMGVPYCIIKGKARLGRLVHRKTCTTVTFTQVNLEDKGALAKLVEAIRTNYNDRYDEIRRHWGGNVLGPKSVARIAKLEKAKAKELATNLG encoded by the coding sequence ATGCTAGAGTCGTTAGCAGCTACTCAGCTGCTTAAGCTGGCCCACAAGTACAGACCAGAGACAAAGCAAGAGAAGAAGCAGAGGCTGTTGGCCCGGGCCGAGAAGAAAGCTGCTGGCAAAGGGGATGTCCCCACTAAGAGACCACCTGTCCTTCGAGCAGGAGTTAACACCATCATCACCTTGGTGGAGAACAAGAAGGCTCAGCTGGTGGTGATTGCACATGACGTGGATCCCATCGAGCTGGTTGTCTTCTTGCCTGCCCTGTGTCGTAAAATGGGGGTCCCTTACTGCATTATCAAGGGGAAGGCCAGACTGGGCCGTCTAGTCCACAGGAAGACCTGCACCACTGTCACCTTCACACAGGTGAACTTGGAAGACAAAGGCGCTTTGGCTAAGCTGGTGGAAGCTATCAGGACCAATTACAACGACAGATACGATGAGATCCGCCGTCACTGGGGCGGCAATGTCCTGGGTCCCAAGTCTGTGGCTCGTATCGCCAAACTCGAAAAGGCAAAGGCTAAAGAACTTGCCACTAACCTGGGTTAA